A genomic stretch from Candidatus Hydrogenisulfobacillus filiaventi includes:
- a CDS encoding exported protein of unknown function (Evidence 5 : Unknown function) gives MRVQWGTAAAAATVLVLAAGVPVRAQAAVTRILADPAAVVTAAAAQPRSTRHEVTFTFTAEAPGRVPAAGAEVHFYVGRARPGRAPVHWYAAGTPGADRYVAYADAITGQDGRARIRLYGEPAGTEVWVGLRVGGLDTYDAAANRMLAAATAWWAAPGSRPAPGTEALLDPLMRAVPPGVPVHFSLEVLGPQGPEAGARVRFGAEGTAVTDSLGRARLTLATRGRDGTYALPVQVSRNGQAASGPLQAAYEVSRAARGTVGGGLFSNPRFPWVAGGILLAVFAGFWIRATRKEP, from the coding sequence ATGCGGGTGCAGTGGGGGACGGCGGCAGCGGCGGCGACGGTGCTGGTGCTGGCGGCCGGGGTTCCGGTCCGGGCCCAGGCGGCGGTCACCCGCATCCTGGCGGACCCGGCGGCGGTGGTGACGGCGGCAGCCGCGCAGCCCCGCTCCACCCGCCACGAGGTCACCTTCACCTTCACGGCCGAGGCCCCGGGGCGGGTGCCGGCGGCCGGCGCCGAGGTGCACTTCTATGTGGGGCGGGCCCGCCCGGGGCGGGCACCGGTTCATTGGTACGCCGCCGGTACCCCGGGGGCGGACCGTTACGTGGCCTATGCCGACGCCATTACCGGCCAGGACGGCCGGGCCCGCATCCGCCTCTACGGGGAGCCGGCGGGCACGGAGGTGTGGGTCGGGCTGCGGGTGGGCGGGCTGGACACCTATGACGCCGCAGCCAACCGCATGCTGGCGGCCGCCACCGCCTGGTGGGCCGCCCCCGGGTCCCGCCCCGCCCCCGGCACCGAGGCCCTCCTGGACCCGCTGATGCGGGCGGTGCCGCCGGGGGTGCCGGTGCACTTCAGCCTGGAGGTGCTGGGGCCCCAGGGGCCGGAGGCCGGGGCGCGGGTGCGCTTCGGGGCGGAGGGGACCGCTGTAACCGATAGCCTGGGGCGGGCCCGGCTCACCCTTGCCACCCGGGGGCGGGATGGCACCTATGCCCTGCCGGTGCAAGTGAGCCGGAACGGACAGGCGGCATCGGGTCCCCTGCAGGCGGCCTACGAGGTGAGCCGGGCGGCCCGGGGGACGGTGGGCGGCGGCCTCTTCAGCAATCCCCGCTTCCCGTGGGTGGCAGGGGGCATCCTGCTGGCGGTATTCGCCGGGTTCTGGATCCGGGCCACACGCAAGGAGCCGTAA
- a CDS encoding conserved protein of unknown function (Evidence 4 : Unknown function but conserved in other organisms), with translation MRVNEGTTDRVIRVVLGIVLIVLAVAGWLKPAGPWVFGILGAVSLLTGLTGFCALYRLFGISTCPVPQQKK, from the coding sequence ATGCGGGTCAATGAGGGCACTACCGATCGCGTCATCCGGGTTGTGCTCGGTATTGTATTGATCGTCCTGGCGGTAGCCGGCTGGCTCAAGCCCGCCGGTCCCTGGGTCTTCGGCATCCTCGGCGCGGTAAGCCTGTTGACCGGCTTGACCGGCTTCTGTGCCCTGTACCGGCTCTTCGGCATCAGCACCTGTCCGGTGCCGCAACAGAAGAAATAA